The sequence CCCAAGTCAATGAGGTAGCCATGCTCAGAGGCCACAGTAATTTTAAAAGTCACTGCTCCATGAAGGCTGTCTCTGTCCTCTGCTTTTAGTGTTTTACTAGTGATCAGGAACCCAAGGTGACCAGTAGGGAGAATCCTTAATGTTGTACCACCCTTATTAGTCACAACCTGTGGAACTCCATTGTCCACTGGATAAATTCTTATTTTCATCATCTGAGGTTTGCGAGTCGCATAAACCGTGTCAGGGAACACATAAAAGTCTGTGTGAGTTCCATCAGTAACAGTAAACGAGAAGCTGTCAGAGGCAGACTCGGTTCCATCGTGCTTATAACGTATCATGTTTTCATTCAGGTCCTGCTTGGTGAAGGAAGTGACAGGACGGGTGTTGTTAAACAGCAACTTGCCATGTACAGGAACCTGGGTGATTGTAAACTTTAAAAGGTGATCGACTGTATCACGGTCCTCCACTGTCAACTCAAAAGGAGTGATTAACTTATTTTCACCCTCATTAACAACCAGTCCGTGAATGGTGACCACAGGCTTTTTGTTGTCCACATCAGTAATAGACACACGGAAGGTGCGGAACACAGGATTGTAACCATCGGTCACTTCAAATTCAAAGCTGTCCATCTTTACCTCATCATCAGCAGTGTGGATGTAGTAGATTTTATTCCCAGCTAGCTGAAGCTGAGTGAACAAACTAATGGGCATCCCTGGCACATCAGTGCACTCTAAGTGTCCTCGTATGGGGGCACGTGTGATGGTGAACACCAAGTGTTCATCAGGGCTGTTATGATCACTAGTGCTGAGCAGGTCAGTGGTTAAAGTGACCCTTCCTCCTTCTTTCAGAGAAACACCTTTGCTGATCACATCAGGGAACACCATGTCTATTCCACCCACAGTTACATAGAAGTACCTGTCAATCAAAGGGTTAATGCCATCAGTGACATCAAATTTGATAAGGTCACGAACTCCCTCTTGTCCATTGTGAATGTACATGATCATATCTTGGTCGATCTCATTTTGTGTGAAGTTTGTTCCAACAGTTATGTTTTCAAATGTTCCAAATGGTGTTCGCTTTTGTAAAAACCCTTGATTTGGACCATAACGGATGATGTAGGTCAGAATGCTGTCTTCTGTATCCAGGTCGGTggcttttaaaatgttattgttgattattttcaCCTCTCCTACTTCTATTTCAAGGCCATCATTAATCGCCATCCTTGGTGTTTCATCGTCAACCAAAATGACCATAATCATGACGGTTTTCTCCACTGTGAATTTGCCATCAGTAAGTAGAACATCAAaactatcctctgtggtttctgAATCATCATGCTCATAGACAATACTTGAAGCCTCTCGTATCTGATCAAGAGTGAAGTTTGTGACAGGAATAGTGCCTGAGGTTAACTGATTGAGGATATACCCATGTTTCGGAGGTTTTGAAATAATAAACGTGAGCTCATCTGCTGGAACATCAGCATCAGCGCCGTTTAATATTGGAGTGTCAATCACAATGTTCATGCCTTCCATCACAACAAACTCTCTCATATGGATCTCTGGCTTTTCATCATTGGATGGGATTATTACGATTGGGAAAAAGTGTCTCTCAGAAAAGTTTATCCCATCTGAACACCTGAAAGTAAACCTGTCATCAACTGGCTCGACACCTTTATGAATACTTTGAACATAATAAATGTGGTTTTCCCGAATGTTTTTAATCGTGAAAGCACTAATGGCAATCCCAGATCTGGATTTTTCAGACCCTGGTGCAGGGGAGATGTTTTCTACGTAGCCTGAGGTGGGCTGCACAATAATTGTGCAAAGTAGGTCATCATTAGGAGTGTCAATGTCATTAGCACTAATATGCAAAATTTCTATAACACTTTTCTCACCCTCTACGACAATGAATTGGGGGCCCACAAAGACCTCAGGGGCCTGACTGTCCAACGGCAAAATGGTGACCTGCACACGAACCCCTTTGATTTTATTTCCCCCAACTGTCCATTCATCAGACATATCGGTAAGTGTAAGATTAAAGAAGTCATGTTTTGTTGTCAAGCCAATTTCTCCACTATTATGTGCATATACTACCAAGCCACTAATAATGTCTGCTTGAGTGAACCTATTGGAGGGCACACCATTCACTAATATTTCACCAAACACTGGGGGATCTTCTACGATAAAGGTCAGCCTGAGGTCATCAGTGTCCTCGTCTCGACCCTGAATGACGTTGGTGGTGATCTCAGTCGCTCCATTCTCCAGAACATCTATGTAAGAACCGATAGTGCCCTCTGGAAGGTTGATAGTTGGTGCTTCGTCGTCAATAGGCTTCACGTTGATCCTGACTGTGATTGTGACAACATGGACGCCGTCACTGACATCCAGCTGGAAGAAATCGCTGGTTGACTCATCACCATTATGAATGTAAGATATTCTGCCATTAGATATATCATCCAAATTGAATGAATTCCCTTTAGTCATATCAGTGAATGTGTACTTCACCTGACCGTGCTTTGGAGGCTGGGTGATTGTAAACAGAATCTGTGTGCTGTCTGTGTCGGCATCTGTTGTGTCCAGCTCGGCGCGTGTGATGATGTGCGCCCCTCGTTCTTGAATGGTAAAGCCTGTGTTGGTGATCTGGGGAGGCTTGTTGTCAACAGGCtgtaaaaatatagtgaaaactcCATTGGCGCTGTTTCCCGCAGTGTCCTCAACTTTGTAATGGAACTGCACCACATGCGGGGTTATTCCAAGCTCTAGATCAGGAGGTTTGTAGGCTATCTTGTGATGATTTATCTGTGCCTGAGTGAACTCGGTGACTTCTGAGTTTGGACTCTCAGTTAAAACGATGCTTCCTAGAATGCCAGGGCTGTTCTCATCTGTGTCAGTGGGTGGCTGGGTAATTGTGTATTTCAAGTCTCTGTCTTCTGAATCTAAATCTGTGTAGCGCAAGAACTTTTTTCGGAAATAGGTGAGTTGGTACTCATGAACGGTCACTTGAAGAGTGGTCCCAGGATAGAGCTCTGGGGGGATATCATCAATGGGGAGAACTTTGACGATGAAAGAGTTCTCACCTGATTGGTTTGGTGGGTCGTTGTCATCTTGCACACGGAAAACAAACTGGTCCATGATGGTCTTTGTATTATGTGGTCCGATATGCCTGTAAAACAGCTTGCCTTCTGTGATGTCCTGTTGGAACCATTCTGTCACTACTTTTTCATACATCTCATCCTCAGAATTGAACCTCCATGTGGACGGATCCTCCGGTGCATCTGATTGACGAAGTATGACTTCTCCAATAGTAGAGTAGGGAGGCACCATGATGAACTTAATAGTTGAATCCTCAGAGTCTATATCTGCTGCACTTAGCGTTAAAGGAGAAATGGGCATCATTtggtttttaaacaaaactaagCCTGTGTTGGCATTGATTATGGGAGGTTCATCATCAGTTGGCACCACTGTAATGGGAAATAAAAATTCAACTTCATTTTTTCCATCTGTCATcctaaaaattatattatcacTGTATGTATCGCTGCCATCATGCTGGTAGATGACGCTCCCTACATCAAGATCTGCTGGCGTGAAGAATTTTCGCCTGGATCCCAGAACTGTGAGCTCTCCATGGCGAAGTCCATTAATAACTGTGATTTGGACATTGTCTAAATTGTCCTCGTCACTAATTTGTAGGTTTTGTGAGCTGGACAGTGGCCGGGACTGACCCTCATAAAGCAGTTGGCCAGTGTTACGGGTCACAACCGGTGCTAGAGTGTTCATAGGCTTAACCACTATCATAAACGCAAAGGGATCTGATATAGCCCCCTCAGTGTCAACAACTTCAAACTCAATTTGGAAAATTCTCTCCACATCCGAATCCACAGAGGGAGGCTTATAGGCTATTTTAAGATCTTTCAGGTCTGCTTGATAAAACGACGTAATGGGCAAATTCCTGTCATCTGTGCTCACAATGTAGCCCTCCTCAAAGGACAGCGGGGAAGTGATGTTGAAGATTAAATCATCAGGATTAGATTCCACATCCTCAGCGGCAAGCATATCTTGGGTTATAGCAGTCATTACAAACTGGTCAACTTCCATCATCATCATTGCCACAAAACTCGGTTTAGGAGCTGTGTTTTCCTCACCCTCTTTTATAAGCACCACAATTTGGAAAAACTCTTGCTTCAGTACATTTGCTTCTTTGTCTTGTAACTCTAAATACATGGGAATATAATCTCGGTTTGGAGAACGATGTGCAAAAGTGTGTTGATAGCGAATGTCCATCCTGACAAATTCATCACAGTCCACAGGTTTCCCCAATTTTCCATTATCAACCAGCTTTCCATACCTGGGTAATGAGCTGCCACTGGCCAAAGATGTAACTTTACATAAATGAGCATTTCTATCATAAGTAAACTCCAGGATTTTCTTATCAATAGGATTACTCATTCCGAGCAGTTTCTCTACAACTACAGGCATGTGTTTGGTGAGAATCTCAAGCTGAGTGAAAACCACCTCAACTTCCATCATAAAGGGAATGATGACCGTATCAGTCTGAGTATCATATCTGAGTTGAAGTCTTACTCTGTCTTTTGAAGGGCTCCTGGATCCGAAATGCGAGTATTTTACATCATTAGGACCAAATTCACAAGGAAACTTTTTCGGGGACAGCTGTCCCGGTCTCTGTGACAGCGGGTCATTATCCAGAACTGTTATGGTGCACTTGTCTCCGGGCTGAACTTGGGTAACCAGGTCATTGATTGGATCAATATAGACACTTCTGCCGAAAGGAACCCGTATTCCATTATTGGCAACAAGAATAGCATCCTCTGAAAGTTCAGATCTTAAACCGTACGTTAATCCCAAACTCTCAAATCCCTGTGCAGATGCATCTCGAAACAAAGTCAGTATACAGAGAAACAAGTGCACATGAAACGCTCTACGTTGCCGCTGCTCCGTTATACTTCGAGCCATTTGTGATGCGAGCCAGAATAACTACTACACGTTAGGCACAATCCGTGGCAAGATGAGAAAGTGGAGAAAGTTAAAGAGCGCAACAGAAAAATCTCTCATTCGCATCCGCGTAAAGGTGCATCATTCTCCCTGAGCAGCTCGCACTCCGAATAAACTTCATGCCTCGCGGAGCAGTGCGAGGGAAATCACGCCCCGCTCTCACGCTATTGGCTGACGTTTACGACGAAATGCGTTCGGATTGCTCTGATTGGTCGCAAACAGTGTCACACAAAGGCAAGCGGGGACAGATCTGCATGAATTCAGAAGGAATGACTTGTTGTGGCAtattatggcaagccgttttagcattccTTTCTTTAAACTAACTAGTAGgtctatctatttttatttattatatggcTTCGTGTACTTTTTTCCTAGAAAACCTTAAAGAATAAAAGCGACTGATACAGTCATATATCTTATTACCTCAGTGTAGTCTTCTTAATTGAATCTGGCACAGTCATCACAGTCTGCACTGGAGAGGAGAATGCTTCACTTCATAAGAGCAAAGGCAATCAAACTGACTTGGTCAGAAAgtgatgcattaaaatgtatattttgtgttcttcactttaatgaaatattcaaataaataaatgaatagatagataaaataaataaataaaatgtacctaGTGCTTTTCATGTTGAAGCAATGCTGCTGGCTTTGGCAGTATCaaataaagtgaaaaactgtCAGAAAGCAGAAACCAAATTATACAAAAGATCAAATGGTAAGATAATGTAAAGACCTTTTCCTTTCAATAATGGTCCGATTTGCATGATAGGTGCTGTGCATTTTGCTCTCTCTGGTggtgaaaaagaaaatcatgaacttcactttgttaaaattttttttaaaaaaattatatatatatatatatatatatatatatatatatatatatatatatatatatatatatatatatatatatatatatatatatatatatataattcagtcCAACTGACTATGTTGCAAAGATAGACAATTGGACTAAATGTTTTCCAcatattatttaaatctattttgtcCAAACAAGAGccaaatattctgtcattttggAAACAACATGCCGTCTTTGTAAAAGAATGCATGCTGTTTCACACACAGTAAAAATGTGTCTAAACACATGAAAACATTCAGCTCCCTTTATATGTTTTACATTTGGGTTAGCATGTAAAACTCCCAATAGTGATTTAAATATTCCTGTATTGCTCTATTACAGTTAAGGTTGAGGATTCCCTTCTAAATGAGACTCTAAATCAGGGATGTCAGTTATTTAGGTCAAATGTTTCTTGGGACTATAGCTGCATTTCACACATGTGATGGGTTTTATTGACTGATAAGATGTGCACATATTTTTGTGCAGCTGCCAAAGGATGTGAGAGAATAGAGCAGGTGttagagagaaagcgagagagcgagagagagagagagagagagagagagagagagagagatgaatgaaGATAATACACTCAACAGTGGTCTTTACAAAccatatctttatattttatttgatcaatgcATTTAAACTGATGTGAAATACAATAATGCCTGCATGGTAAAATATAAAGGCAAGCGGTTTATTAAATATCGTGGATACAAACAGTTATtgtcttttatattaaaaatctgtttatgcGTTTTAATTTCAATCAACATATGCCTGTGTAAAATCATCTATGAAAAATTCAGCATAAATTATAACTTAGTTGAGGCCAATTTAAATCAATGGTATTTTTGAATAACCCTGAGAGTTAAATGTTCCTACTGAGAAATACCATAAATGTACAAAGAAAGctccatccacacacacagtcacacaaactCAGACAGCCAACTATTCTGGCATCCTGCTGTTTGGCTGATGTTTCCAGTAAGGCTTAAAATTATGCACATCACAGAGGAATTCATCCCTGTCAACACCCCCAGTGTGAATCAGACAGATCAGATTAGAGGTGCCTAGTGCTGATTTATGGATCTATTGTCCATTCTCGAGATTTGCAATTTTCTATTTGTAAATGCACAATCAGAAGAGCTTAAATGGTCGCAATTGCATATGACACAATTAATATGGCATAGTGCTTTCTCACTTTTGACTTgcatgaagattaaaaaaaggttttcctACACTGACTTCAGGGAAATGGGCAAAGTGAGAGCTCTAGGAGTGTTTATCATCACCCAGCTGCTGCCCTGTGTTTAacataatgattattttggttttattggaTATGTAGGAAGCTACAGATGTTCTCAAAAGATGAAAGGCAGCAGTGAAACAGTCAGCAGTTTGAACGTTAGcttgtctgtgtatttaaaaGAGATATTACTATTATAAGTTTCCAAGAAATGCACCCTTATAGATCTCagtcttttatatttcttttgctGGTACATGGTGATAAAGTCTTGTAACAGTAAAGAGACTGTAATACTTCCTACATCCCCAGATTATTATCATTACCTCAGTCTGATCCAACTCGTCAATTACAGCATGAGTTCTCTACATCTCTGTAGTGTATAAACCCAGCATTACCTGGGCTCCATTCAAATCCATTTACTTTCCAAAG is a genomic window of Cyprinus carpio isolate SPL01 chromosome B15, ASM1834038v1, whole genome shotgun sequence containing:
- the LOC109103619 gene encoding FRAS1-related extracellular matrix protein 2-like → MARSITEQRQRRAFHVHLFLCILTLFRDASAQGFESLGLTYGLRSELSEDAILVANNGIRVPFGRSVYIDPINDLVTQVQPGDKCTITVLDNDPLSQRPGQLSPKKFPCEFGPNDVKYSHFGSRSPSKDRVRLQLRYDTQTDTVIIPFMMEVEVVFTQLEILTKHMPVVVEKLLGMSNPIDKKILEFTYDRNAHLCKVTSLASGSSLPRYGKLVDNGKLGKPVDCDEFVRMDIRYQHTFAHRSPNRDYIPMYLELQDKEANVLKQEFFQIVVLIKEGEENTAPKPSFVAMMMMEVDQFVMTAITQDMLAAEDVESNPDDLIFNITSPLSFEEGYIVSTDDRNLPITSFYQADLKDLKIAYKPPSVDSDVERIFQIEFEVVDTEGAISDPFAFMIVVKPMNTLAPVVTRNTGQLLYEGQSRPLSSSQNLQISDEDNLDNVQITVINGLRHGELTVLGSRRKFFTPADLDVGSVIYQHDGSDTYSDNIIFRMTDGKNEVEFLFPITVVPTDDEPPIINANTGLVLFKNQMMPISPLTLSAADIDSEDSTIKFIMVPPYSTIGEVILRQSDAPEDPSTWRFNSEDEMYEKVVTEWFQQDITEGKLFYRHIGPHNTKTIMDQFVFRVQDDNDPPNQSGENSFIVKVLPIDDIPPELYPGTTLQVTVHEYQLTYFRKKFLRYTDLDSEDRDLKYTITQPPTDTDENSPGILGSIVLTESPNSEVTEFTQAQINHHKIAYKPPDLELGITPHVVQFHYKVEDTAGNSANGVFTIFLQPVDNKPPQITNTGFTIQERGAHIITRAELDTTDADTDSTQILFTITQPPKHGQVKYTFTDMTKGNSFNLDDISNGRISYIHNGDESTSDFFQLDVSDGVHVVTITVRINVKPIDDEAPTINLPEGTIGSYIDVLENGATEITTNVIQGRDEDTDDLRLTFIVEDPPVFGEILVNGVPSNRFTQADIISGLVVYAHNSGEIGLTTKHDFFNLTLTDMSDEWTVGGNKIKGVRVQVTILPLDSQAPEVFVGPQFIVVEGEKSVIEILHISANDIDTPNDDLLCTIIVQPTSGYVENISPAPGSEKSRSGIAISAFTIKNIRENHIYYVQSIHKGVEPVDDRFTFRCSDGINFSERHFFPIVIIPSNDEKPEIHMREFVVMEGMNIVIDTPILNGADADVPADELTFIISKPPKHGYILNQLTSGTIPVTNFTLDQIREASSIVYEHDDSETTEDSFDVLLTDGKFTVEKTVMIMVILVDDETPRMAINDGLEIEVGEVKIINNNILKATDLDTEDSILTYIIRYGPNQGFLQKRTPFGTFENITVGTNFTQNEIDQDMIMYIHNGQEGVRDLIKFDVTDGINPLIDRYFYVTVGGIDMVFPDVISKGVSLKEGGRVTLTTDLLSTSDHNSPDEHLVFTITRAPIRGHLECTDVPGMPISLFTQLQLAGNKIYYIHTADDEVKMDSFEFEVTDGYNPVFRTFRVSITDVDNKKPVVTIHGLVVNEGENKLITPFELTVEDRDTVDHLLKFTITQVPVHGKLLFNNTRPVTSFTKQDLNENMIRYKHDGTESASDSFSFTVTDGTHTDFYVFPDTVYATRKPQMMKIRIYPVDNGVPQVVTNKGGTTLRILPTGHLGFLITSKTLKAEDRDSLHGAVTFKITVASEHGYLIDLGKGNATITTFTQADINDMHICYVLRDGDNATSDTFHFSIEDSGGNKLKNQHFRLNWAWISLEKEYYQVDEESKFLEVVLRRRGYLGETSFVSIGTKDGTAEKDKDFRGKAQKQVQFNPGQTTATWKVRILSDSLYEQSETFQIVLSEPVMGALEFPEAATVEIVDPGDESTVFIPLSTYSIEEDIGELLIPVRRSGDVSQELMVVCFTQQGTAKGTVPTTVLSYSDYISRPEEHHSVLRFDKGETERHCRVVVIDDSLYEPEESFNVTLSMPMGGHLGQEFPTTRVTILPDVDDAPVFYFGETEYHVDESDGYVEVRVWRTGSDLSKTGTVTVRSRKTEPVSAEAGVDYVGISKNLDFSPGVNMQTFKVTILDDLGQPVLEGPEKFELVLRMPMNGILGEPGKATIYINDSISDLPKVQFRDPAYTGNENDGQISAIVYRSGDLSYKSSVQCYSRQGSAQVMMDFNERPNTDISTIVFLPGEVEKPCVLILVDDTEHEEDEELRLVLGSPKSESPFGASIGAQNETLVKIKDDADKAIIRFGATKFSVSEPSESGQISVVRIPVQRTGDTSKVSVVRVHTKDGSASSGEDYHPISEDVEFKEGETEHIVVVEILYDGVREMREAFTVHLKPDENMVAEIQVTKAIIYIEETNSMADVTFPAVPVVVSLLQYDDTSSTRDSQPVAGYPVVCVTSCNPKYADFDRTGSICVAEHINNTLTRYRWLVSAPTGPDGVTSPMKEVDFDTFFTSSKTITLDSVYFQAGSRVQCAARAVNSNGDEGLELTSPIVSISQEDGMCQPRVVGTVGAEPFSARLRYTGAEDPDHPNLIKLTVTMPHIDGMLPVVSTRPLSNFELTLSPDGTRVGNHRCSNLLDYTEVRTRYGFITDATRNPDAIGGTAPYQYSTALRGQNTLRFYRNLHLEACLWEFISYYDMSELLNDCGGNIGTDGQVLNLVQSYVTLRVPLHVSYVFHSPVGAGGWQHFDLQSELRLTFVYDTAILWRDGIGSPPEAELQGALYPTSMRINEQGRLVVNFRTEARFRGLFVTAHSASPMTSMVMCADHPGLTFNLSLVRSEPTYNQPMQQWTFISDFAVRDYSGTYTVKLVPCMAPPGVEYSFRPVCHPREPITFDLDIRFQQVSDPVSAEFSLNTQMLLLSKKTLWLSDGSMGFGQESDTAFSEGDVIYGRVMVDPVQNLGDSFICNIEKVFLCTGADGYIPKYNPDNFEYGCLADSPSLLYRFKIIDKAQPETQARTFGSISFNAFLAVDDPQALPLVRQPGSDGFRLDSTALFQVSAGREWYIHTIYTVRSRDNANRGIGKRSLDYHSVTHSHSISKRSANSAPDLAQDIGTENNRGTNILHIALERSAQKHPNLHEESQAEGIIPRELNQRDSSDDRLVLIIGILVGLLFTILLVILVILVVRSRREKTITESPKGSSSTEPMMTQGLDSNDSSEV